From the Halichoerus grypus chromosome 3, mHalGry1.hap1.1, whole genome shotgun sequence genome, one window contains:
- the ZNF518B gene encoding zinc finger protein 518B has product MQIKKMKDIGQQLYTTQGNDGHNSLTMSPKQPNANRATRPDRQEAQALLCQGSEAEAAMMTIATCAKCKSVHKIPLQDLKKGTGPSQKEDKYVCFKCNLGVATPHFHFVNSNPSATPVGNKAEAIAGSVNNKFKVRNFKPGKYYCDKCRFSTKDPLQYKKHTLQHEEIKFICSHCSYISYTKGEFQRHLVKHTGIFPYQCEYCDYGAIRNDYIVKHRRRVHERAGGRRPPKTVAKLEPKRTSTSKQNTELLKPPNPRTAFQNKLSDQLSRFSLHTNKDKMHNIMLLPESKEYQKDVVCIPNKVTLSEPNEGSVFENQSVEVEVLSPAKEPVQPGMPLTVVAPAELVVPANCLAQLMDVKVVNGTQQLVLKLFPLEESNRPEAAGGEGGDSERMTKEKGLAGPGKMVSASQMKSLAMEGHVGKLTGIDNLQSSVQKQLKNVKWVRSYDFFMTNSSAHNRGESLLNPDTVEDFQKKSVYPHRPALPSLSLKGHSPASGAKNSVFHSLGPASSPFPYKAAVSVAEDGRNSHGDLQQLLPRAVSPATMSFSGEKRLLPLSPHSLESRKEISIPVKMVPSHRKSKDKQMEEPKAVSDTGQISSQPKSEYLHINISEDRIRSQPPREEPLELKNPERTKDSFDGPVISSVFSLSSGSENVPEGVKWNSSTSKIKSIELLRRKIAQLIESCGKPSSLSANNAHRRSVGQASKGTSKAAPEGIHEINVSFSGPGYSTGTLPKPQDDGGLSGPLTQQQIYPQFIEGSTGKTESRVTRNAHVATPVLIPKGAVLRVLNSSEDAHIIEATCEAPVSIPCSETQLIKPIPFCPVSQTDADLQSLTSESGPIDMSQNLDIPLRPKPRKESAICGTTPKKTGPWHGQPGSSELSKQGKLLSRSLPISKNKTKQVNSSKKKSKIQADPSHYLKDPSIFQVARQLRLIAAKPDQLIKCPRRNQPVIVLNHPDVDSPEVSNVMKVINKYKGNVLKVVLSERTRCQLGIRRHHVRLTYRNVEEANQIKRQMMLKMKLKKVHKNNYQVVDSLPDDSSQCLFKCWFCGRLYEDQEEWMSHGQRHLIEATRDWDVLSSKGK; this is encoded by the coding sequence atgcaaataaagaagATGAAGGATATTGGACAGCAGTTATATACCACCCAAGGGAATGACGGACATAATTCCTTGACCATGTCACCCAAACAACCGAATGCTAATAGAGCGACTCGACCAGATAGACAAGAAGCACAAGCTCTTTTGTGTCAAGGGTCAGAGGCCGAGGCTGCCATGATGACCATTGCTACGTGTGCGAAGTGCAAAAGTGTTCACAAAATCCCACTTCAAGATTTGAAAAAGGGTACTGGGCCAAGCCAAAAGGAAGACAAATACGTTTGCTTCAAATGCAACCTCGGTGTGGCTACtccccattttcattttgtgaacAGTAATCCCAGTGCTACTCCTGTAGGAAATAAAGCTGAAGCCATCGCCGGTTCCGTCAATAACAAATTTAAGGTGAGGAACTTTAAGCCAGGCAAATACTACTGTGATAAATGTCGGTTTTCCACAAAGGACCCTCTGCAGTACAAAAAGCACACGCTTCAACATGAAGAGATTAAATTCATCTGTTCTCACTGCAGCTACATTTCCTACACAAAAGGGGAGTTCCAGAGGCACCTGGTGAAGCACACAGGCATATTCCCGTACCAATGTGAGTACTGCGACTATGGTGCTATTAGGAATGACTACATTGTCAAACACAGGCGGAGAGTCCACGAGAGGGCCGGGGGCAGGCGGCCGCCCAAAACTGTTGCCAAGCTGGAGCCAAAAAGAACCAGCACGTCGAAACAAAacacagagctcttaaaaccTCCCAATCCAAGGactgcatttcaaaataagttgtCCGATCAACTCTCGAGGTTCTCCCTCCatacaaataaagacaaaatgcACAATATTATGTTGTTGCCTGAATCAAAGGAATACCAAAAAGATGTAGTGTGTATTCCGAATAAAGTGACCCTGTCGGAGCCCAATGAGGGCAGTGTGTTTGAGAACCAAAGCGTGGAGGTAGAAGTGTTGTCCCCGGCGAAAGAGCCGGTGCAGCCGGGAATGCCGTTAACAGTGGTGGCACCAGCAGAACTCGTCGTCCCTGCCAACTGCTTAGCCCAGTTGATGGATGTGAAGGTCGTCAACGGGACCCAGCAGCTTGTCCTGAAACTGTTTCCTCTGGAAGAAAGTAACCGCCCTGAAGCTGCTGGGGGTGAAGGGGGTGATTCTGAGCGTATGACTAAAGAGAAGGGTTTGGCCGGACCAGGAAAAATGGTTTCTGCAAGCCAGATGAAGTCCCTGGCGATGGAAGGGCATGTTGGGAAACTGACAGGCATTGATAATCTTCAGTCGTCAGTTcagaaacaacttaaaaatgtGAAGTGGGTCAGGTCTTACGATTTTTTCATGACAAATTCTAGTGCGCACAACCGTGGAGAATCCCTCCTCAACCCGGACACAGTTGAGGATTTCCAGAAAAAAAGTGTGTATCCACATAGACcggctcttccttctctctccttgaaAGGTCATTCTCCAGCATCTGGAGCAAAAAACAGTGTTTTCCACAGTCTCGGCCCTGCGTCCAGCCCTTTCCCTTATAAAGCTGCTGTTTCTGTGGCTGAAGATGGAAGGAACTCGCACGGTGACTTGCAGCAGTTACTTCCCCGGGCTGTGTCGCCTGCAACCATGTCCTTCTCTGGAGAAAAGCGCTTGTTGCCTCTAAGTCCCCATAGCTTGGAATCCAGAAAGGAGATCAGTATTCCTGTAAAAATGGTTCCCTCTCATAGGAAGTCGAAAGACAAGCAGATGGAGGAACCCAAGGCAGTTTCAGATACAGGCCAGATTTCCTCTCAACCTAAAAGCGAGTATTTACACATAAATATATCAGAAGACAGAATCAGGTCTCAGCCGCCCAGGGAGGAGCCTTTGGAATTAAAGAATCCTGAAAGGACTAAGGACTCTTTCGATGGTCCAGTCATCTCATCAGTATTTTCTCTGAGCTCTGGGTCTGAAAACGTCCCTGAGGGTGTTAAGTGGAATAGCTCAACATCCAAAATAAAGTCAATTGAACTCTTGCGCAGAAAGATAGCTCAGTTAATCGAATCCTGTGGCAAGCCGTCGTCTTTGTCTGCAAATAACGCACATCGCCGTTCTGTAGGGCAGGCGTCGAAGGGAACTTCGAAAGCTGCTCCTGAAGGTATTCACGAAATTAACGTGTCATTTTCTGGCCCTGGCTATTCCACAGGCACGCTCCCAAAACCTCAGGATGATGGTGGTCTTAGTGGGCCACTCACCCAACAGCAAATCTATCCACAGTTTATAGAAGGCAGCACTGGGAAAACTGAAAGCAGAGTAACCAGGAACGCCCATGTTGCTACTCCAGTGTTGATCCCCAAAGGGGCTGTGTTGAGGGTTCTTAATTCTTCTGAAGACGCCCACATTATAGAGGCAACGTGTGAAGCACCCGTCAGCATACCTTGCAGTGAGACCCAGTTAATAAAACCCATTCCGTTCTGCCCAGTGAGCCAGACAGACGCAGACTTACAGTCTTTGACAAGTGAAAGCGGGCCAATAGACATGTCCCAAAATCTTGATATACCTCTTCGGCCAAAACCAAGAAAAGAGAGTGCTATTTGTGGGACCACGCCTAAAAAAACTGGCCCCTGGCATGGGCAACCAGGAAGCAGTGAACTGAGTAAACAAGGCAAACTGCTTTCCAGAAGTCTTcctataagtaaaaataaaaccaaacaagtGAACTCAtccaagaagaaaagcaaaatccaGGCTGATCCCAGCCACTATCTCAAGGATCCTTCAATTTTTCAGGTTGCAAGACAGCTTCGACTGATCGCCGCTAAACCAGACCAGTTGATTAAATGCCCCCGTAGGAACCAGCCCGTCATTGTGTTAAACCATCCTGATGTTGACTCTCCAGAAGTCTCCAATGTGATGAAGGTAATCAACAAGTACAAAGGCAATGTCCTCAAAGTCGTCTTATCGGAGAGGACTAGGTGTCAGTTAGGCATCAGACGGCATCATGTTCGCCTGACCTACCGGAACGTGGAGGAGGCCAATCAGATAAAAAGGCAGATGATGttgaaaatgaaacttaaaaaagtGCATAAAAACAACTACCAGGTGGTGGATTCCTTGCCTGATGACTCCTCACAGTGTCTATTTAAGTGCTGGTTTTGTGGGCGGCTGTATGAAGACCAGGAGGAGTGGATGAGTCATGGCCAACGGCATTTGATAGAGGCAACCAGAGATTGGGATGTTCTTTCTTCCAAGGGCAAATAA